In Actinoplanes sp. NBC_00393, a single genomic region encodes these proteins:
- a CDS encoding F0F1 ATP synthase subunit delta, with protein sequence MASGVSREAYGEASDRLSAETASATAAQLATVADEILSVAGLLRAQPRLRRALTDPSRSGSDRADLLKSLLSGKVTEATVNALGTLVSGRFSKPTELLDATERLGADTLLASAGKDGKLAEVEDELFRFSQIVSGNSSLSVTLSDPSAPTERRVKLVQDLLKGKVHVATGRLVELALDGFGGRGFEASLIRLVELTAAKRDREVAYVTVAKPLTDADEQSLAAKLSALYGREVSLKVDVNPSVLGGVSVRVGSDLYDGTVLRRLNAAKQAFAK encoded by the coding sequence ATGGCTTCGGGCGTGAGCCGCGAGGCCTACGGCGAAGCGTCGGACCGGCTCTCGGCCGAGACCGCGTCGGCCACGGCCGCGCAGCTGGCCACGGTCGCCGACGAGATCCTGTCGGTGGCCGGCCTGCTGCGGGCCCAGCCCCGGCTGCGCCGGGCGCTGACCGACCCGTCGCGGTCCGGCTCGGACCGGGCCGACCTGCTCAAGTCGCTGCTGTCGGGCAAGGTCACCGAGGCGACGGTGAACGCGCTGGGCACCCTGGTGTCCGGCCGTTTCTCCAAGCCGACCGAGCTGCTCGACGCCACCGAGCGCCTGGGCGCGGACACCCTGCTGGCCTCGGCCGGCAAGGACGGCAAGCTGGCCGAGGTCGAGGACGAGCTCTTCCGCTTCAGCCAGATCGTCTCGGGCAACTCGTCGCTGTCGGTCACGCTCAGTGACCCCAGTGCGCCGACGGAGCGCCGGGTTAAGCTGGTTCAGGACCTGCTGAAGGGCAAGGTTCACGTGGCCACCGGCCGGCTCGTCGAGCTCGCGCTGGACGGCTTCGGTGGCCGTGGTTTCGAGGCCTCGCTGATCCGGTTGGTCGAGCTGACCGCCGCGAAGCGGGATCGTGAGGTGGCGTACGTGACGGTGGCGAAGCCGCTCACCGACGCCGACGAGCAGTCCCTCGCCGCGAAGCTGTCCGCCCTCTACGGCCGTGAGGTCTCGCTGAAGGTGGACGTCAATCCGTCGGTTCTCGGCGGCGTGAGCGTCCGGGTCGGCTCCGATCTCTACGACGGCACGGTCCTGCGCCGGCTGAACGCAGCCAAGCAGGCGTTCGCTAAATAG
- a CDS encoding F0F1 ATP synthase subunit B: MIDLYLAAEEGATEHNPILPIWQEIVVGSVAFAVLCFVLIKFVFPQMEKTFRARVDAIEGGIKRAEAAQAEANQLLEQYKAQLAEARTEAARIRDEARADAEGIRQDVLAKAREESDRIIAAGNETLAAQRESIVRELRSEVGTLAVDLASKIVGEALADEARTRGTVERFINDLDSAGRR, translated from the coding sequence ATGATCGATCTCTATCTGGCGGCCGAAGAGGGCGCCACCGAGCACAACCCGATCCTGCCGATCTGGCAGGAGATCGTGGTCGGCTCGGTCGCCTTCGCGGTGCTCTGCTTCGTGCTCATCAAGTTCGTCTTCCCGCAGATGGAGAAGACGTTCCGGGCGCGGGTCGACGCCATCGAGGGTGGCATCAAGCGCGCCGAGGCCGCTCAGGCCGAGGCGAACCAGCTGCTCGAGCAGTACAAGGCGCAGCTGGCCGAGGCTCGTACCGAAGCCGCTCGCATCCGCGACGAGGCCCGGGCCGACGCCGAGGGCATCCGGCAGGACGTGCTGGCCAAGGCTCGCGAGGAGTCCGACCGCATCATCGCGGCCGGCAACGAGACGCTCGCCGCCCAGCGTGAGTCCATCGTCCGGGAGCTGCGCTCCGAGGTCGGCACGCTTGCGGTCGACCTGGCCAGCAAGATCGTCGGCGAGGCGCTGGCGGACGAGGCCCGTACCCGGGGCACCGTCGAGCGGTTCATCAACGACCTCGACTCGGCCGGGCGGCGCTGA
- a CDS encoding ATP synthase F0 subunit C, with amino-acid sequence MLLAEVAGSTAAIGYGLAAIGPGIGVGLVFSAYIQSTARQPESSRLTLPYVWIGFAVIEALALLGIAFGFIWQGDF; translated from the coding sequence ATGCTTCTCGCCGAAGTTGCTGGTAGCACCGCCGCCATCGGTTACGGCCTCGCTGCCATCGGCCCGGGTATCGGTGTGGGTCTCGTCTTCTCGGCCTACATCCAGTCGACCGCCCGCCAGCCGGAGTCGTCGCGTCTGACCCTGCCTTACGTCTGGATCGGCTTCGCCGTCATCGAGGCGCTCGCGCTGCTGGGCATCGCGTTCGGCTTCATCTGGCAGGGCGACTTCTGA
- the atpB gene encoding F0F1 ATP synthase subunit A, whose product MIGQSTVLAAAFPPDVEDFYLPSILPWGEHNNYWFTKVTLLIWVAVAIIIVFFLASYRKPQLVPTKKQWLAESIYGFVRNNIAVDMIGPAGVRFAPYLTTLFMFILLNNFWGIVPFVQMSPMSHIAFPAVLAVISYVMFIYVGVRHHGFAGYFMHALKPPAPWFILPLLVPIEFFSTFLVRPFSLAVRLFANMFAGHMLLLVFTLGGFAMISANAIFTPFAVLSWGLTIALTLLEFLVICLQAYVFTVLTASYVQGALADEH is encoded by the coding sequence GTGATCGGTCAGTCGACGGTCCTCGCGGCGGCGTTCCCGCCCGATGTCGAGGACTTCTACCTGCCCAGCATCCTGCCGTGGGGCGAACACAACAATTACTGGTTCACCAAGGTCACGCTGCTGATCTGGGTGGCCGTCGCGATCATCATCGTCTTCTTCCTGGCCTCCTACCGGAAGCCGCAGCTGGTCCCCACCAAGAAGCAGTGGCTCGCGGAGAGCATCTACGGCTTCGTGCGGAACAACATCGCGGTCGACATGATCGGCCCGGCTGGTGTGCGCTTCGCGCCGTACCTCACGACGTTGTTCATGTTCATCCTGCTGAACAACTTCTGGGGCATCGTGCCCTTCGTGCAGATGTCCCCGATGTCGCACATCGCCTTCCCGGCAGTGCTCGCGGTGATCAGCTATGTGATGTTCATCTATGTGGGCGTCCGGCACCACGGTTTCGCCGGGTACTTCATGCACGCCCTGAAGCCGCCGGCCCCGTGGTTCATCCTGCCGCTGCTGGTGCCGATCGAGTTCTTCTCGACCTTCCTGGTCCGCCCCTTCTCGCTGGCGGTTCGTCTCTTCGCCAACATGTTCGCGGGCCACATGCTGCTGCTCGTGTTCACGCTCGGCGGCTTCGCGATGATCTCCGCGAACGCCATCTTCACGCCGTTCGCGGTTCTCTCCTGGGGTCTCACCATCGCGCTGACCCTGCTGGAGTTCCTGGTGATCTGTCTCCAGGCCTACGTCTTCACCGTGCTGACCGCGAGCTACGTCCAGGGCGCGCTCGCCGACGAGCACTGA
- a CDS encoding AtpZ/AtpI family protein has product MTGQKPPDKSRGEDGSNLPPDSSVGMTALSYLIAGLLVWGGIGWLVDHFVGTRGIFAGIGSVLGIAGGVYLIVRRLGA; this is encoded by the coding sequence ATGACCGGCCAGAAACCTCCCGACAAATCCCGCGGCGAAGACGGCTCCAACCTGCCTCCCGACTCGAGTGTGGGCATGACCGCTCTCTCGTATCTCATCGCGGGTTTGTTGGTATGGGGTGGCATCGGCTGGCTGGTCGACCACTTCGTCGGAACCAGGGGCATCTTCGCCGGCATCGGCTCCGTCCTCGGTATCGCCGGAGGCGTGTACCTCATCGTGCGCCGGCTCGGCGCCTGA
- the glyA gene encoding serine hydroxymethyltransferase: MGTFWGPDFAALERDDPEIAAVLVDELARQRETLQLIASESFTSPAVLAALGSTLANKYAEGYPGQRYYGGCGQVDRAEELAIERAKELFGADHANVQPHSGASANLAAYAALAEPGDVVLAMGLPHGGHLTHGSKANFSGKWFHPIAYRVEPETEEIDYDEVRDLALAHRPKLIICGATSYPRLIDFARFREIADEVGAYLLVDAAHFIGLVAGRAVPSPVPYADVVTCTTHKALRGPRGGMILCRADLAQRVDKAVFPFAQGGPMMHTVAAKAVALREAGMPAFRGYAQQTVRNARVLAAGLGAEGMRPVSGGTDTHLAVLDLRELGVSGREAEARCAAARIALNKNAIPYDPEKPAVASGFRVGTPSVTSQGMREGEMRQIAGLIGVAVRSDPETSGGAGRLAEVTEEVSALVRRFPFYVEQEVLA; the protein is encoded by the coding sequence GTGGGCACCTTCTGGGGACCGGACTTCGCCGCGCTCGAGCGCGACGATCCGGAGATCGCGGCTGTCCTGGTCGACGAACTGGCCCGGCAACGGGAGACTCTGCAGCTGATCGCGAGCGAGAGTTTCACGTCGCCGGCGGTGCTGGCCGCGCTCGGCTCGACGCTGGCGAACAAGTACGCCGAGGGCTATCCGGGTCAGCGCTACTACGGCGGCTGCGGGCAGGTGGACCGCGCCGAGGAACTGGCCATCGAGCGGGCCAAGGAACTGTTCGGCGCCGACCACGCCAACGTTCAGCCCCATTCCGGGGCGTCGGCAAACCTGGCGGCGTACGCGGCACTCGCTGAACCGGGCGACGTGGTGCTGGCCATGGGCCTGCCGCACGGCGGCCACCTGACACACGGCAGCAAGGCCAATTTCTCCGGCAAGTGGTTCCACCCCATCGCGTACCGGGTGGAGCCGGAGACCGAGGAGATCGACTACGACGAGGTACGCGACCTCGCCCTGGCGCACCGGCCCAAGCTGATCATCTGCGGGGCGACCTCCTACCCGCGGCTGATCGACTTCGCCCGGTTCCGCGAGATCGCCGACGAGGTGGGCGCCTACCTGCTGGTGGATGCGGCGCACTTCATCGGCCTGGTGGCCGGGCGGGCGGTCCCGTCGCCGGTGCCGTACGCCGACGTGGTCACCTGCACCACCCACAAGGCGCTGCGCGGACCGCGAGGCGGCATGATCCTCTGCCGTGCGGACCTGGCCCAGCGCGTCGACAAGGCGGTCTTCCCGTTCGCGCAGGGCGGCCCGATGATGCACACCGTCGCCGCCAAGGCGGTCGCGCTGCGCGAAGCGGGCATGCCCGCCTTCCGGGGGTACGCTCAGCAGACGGTCCGCAACGCCCGGGTGCTCGCCGCCGGTCTCGGCGCCGAGGGGATGCGCCCGGTCTCCGGTGGCACCGATACCCACCTCGCCGTGCTCGATCTGCGCGAGCTGGGCGTCAGCGGCCGGGAGGCGGAGGCGCGTTGCGCGGCCGCGCGGATCGCGCTCAACAAGAACGCGATTCCGTACGACCCGGAGAAGCCGGCCGTGGCATCCGGTTTCCGGGTGGGCACGCCGAGCGTCACCTCGCAGGGCATGCGGGAGGGCGAGATGCGGCAGATCGCGGGTCTGATCGGGGTGGCGGTGCGCAGCGATCCGGAGACGTCCGGCGGGGCGGGCCGGCTCGCCGAGGTCACCGAGGAGGTGTCGGCACTGGTCCGGCGCTTCCCGTTCTACGTGGAGCAGGAGGTCTTGGCGTGA
- a CDS encoding SDR family oxidoreductase codes for MRCLVTGATGYIGGRLAPRLLEAGHAVRCLSRSAGRLRDVPWKDRVEIVEADLLDPSSLVAALDGIEVVYFLVHSLGQADFEQRDRQAATNMAAAARAAGVRRIIYLGGPEPPADEHPSAHLRSRAEVARILLASGVPTVVLRAPVIIGSGSASFEMLRHLTERLPAMITPRWVSNRIQPIAVRDVLRYLIGAADLPPEVNRGFDIGGADVLTYAEMMRRYARVAGLPRRIILPTRVLSPWLSAHWVGLITPVPNAIARPLVASLVHEAVAHENDLTELLPGPTEPTRGGKQKATPDVLGFDESVRLALGKIRDADVETRWSTASGGDAAAEPLPSDPKWSGGSLYLDERCRPVEAPPEHLWRVIEGIGGENGWYSFPLAWSVRGWLDRLAGGVGLRRGRRDQHRLRVGEALDWWRVEEIEPGSLLRLRAEMKVPGRAWLEMRAEPSPSGGSVYRQRAVFLPRGLAGHLYWASVLPFHGLVFAGMARNITAEAEESLRRRPAQPVADG; via the coding sequence ATGCGATGCCTCGTCACCGGCGCGACCGGTTACATCGGCGGCCGACTCGCCCCGCGGTTGCTCGAAGCCGGCCATGCCGTGCGCTGTCTGTCCCGCAGTGCGGGCCGGCTGCGCGACGTCCCGTGGAAGGACCGGGTGGAGATCGTCGAGGCCGACCTGCTCGACCCGTCCTCCCTGGTCGCGGCCCTCGACGGGATCGAGGTCGTCTACTTTCTGGTGCACTCGCTCGGGCAGGCCGACTTCGAGCAGCGGGACCGGCAGGCGGCCACCAACATGGCCGCCGCCGCCCGGGCCGCCGGGGTACGCCGGATCATCTACCTGGGCGGACCCGAGCCGCCGGCCGACGAGCACCCGTCCGCGCACCTGCGCTCCCGCGCCGAGGTGGCCCGGATCCTGCTGGCGAGCGGGGTGCCCACGGTGGTGCTGCGGGCACCGGTGATCATCGGTTCCGGCTCGGCCTCGTTCGAGATGCTGCGCCACCTCACCGAGCGGCTCCCGGCCATGATCACCCCGCGCTGGGTCAGCAACCGGATCCAGCCGATCGCGGTACGTGACGTGCTGCGCTACCTGATCGGCGCCGCGGACCTGCCGCCCGAGGTCAACCGCGGGTTCGACATCGGCGGCGCCGATGTGCTGACCTACGCCGAGATGATGCGCCGGTACGCCCGGGTGGCCGGTCTCCCCCGCCGGATCATCCTGCCGACCCGCGTCCTCAGCCCCTGGCTGTCCGCGCACTGGGTCGGCCTGATCACCCCGGTGCCGAACGCCATCGCCCGGCCGCTGGTCGCCAGCCTGGTGCACGAGGCCGTCGCACACGAGAACGACCTGACCGAACTGCTGCCCGGCCCGACTGAGCCCACCCGCGGCGGAAAACAAAAGGCAACCCCGGATGTCCTGGGCTTCGACGAGTCCGTCCGCCTCGCCCTCGGCAAGATCCGCGACGCCGACGTGGAGACCCGCTGGTCCACCGCGTCCGGCGGGGACGCCGCCGCCGAACCGCTGCCCAGCGACCCGAAGTGGTCCGGCGGCAGCCTCTACCTCGACGAGCGCTGCCGCCCGGTCGAGGCGCCGCCCGAGCACCTGTGGCGGGTGATCGAGGGCATCGGCGGTGAGAACGGCTGGTACTCGTTCCCGCTCGCCTGGTCGGTCCGCGGCTGGCTGGACCGGCTGGCCGGCGGCGTCGGGCTGCGCCGCGGGCGCCGGGACCAGCACCGGTTGCGGGTCGGCGAGGCGCTGGACTGGTGGCGGGTCGAGGAGATCGAGCCCGGTTCGCTGCTGCGGCTGCGGGCCGAGATGAAGGTGCCCGGCCGTGCCTGGCTGGAGATGCGCGCCGAGCCGTCACCGTCCGGCGGCAGTGTGTACCGGCAGCGTGCGGTCTTCCTGCCGCGCGGGCTGGCCGGCCACCTCTACTGGGCGTCCGTGCTGCCCTTCCACGGTTTGGTCTTCGCCGGCATGGCCCGCAACATCACGGCCGAGGCCGAGGAGTCACTCCGCCGCCGCCCGGCCCAGCCGGTCGCGGACGGCTAG
- a CDS encoding L-threonylcarbamoyladenylate synthase yields the protein MTSRIVRPDAEGLSRAVEILRAGSVVAFPTETVYGLGADAFSERAVGEIYRLKNRPNWNPLIVHVADVAAARELAETWPAQADELAAEFWPGPLTLVVRRARHLPGIGAANDTVAVRVPAHDVALRLLEASGLPLAAPSANRSEGISPTTAEHVVRSLPDVPLVLDGGACSWGIESTVLDLTTGVPTLLRPGALGLRVLRDAAGAIALPDAETADGAARPSPGMSRRHYAPRARVLLCKDIHDVDRAELADPIGALAYEGSAGSEGASGTAVEAGRTEILSADPREYAADLYAALHRLDDAGVATILVQEPPQTEDWLAVRDRLGRAAAE from the coding sequence GTGACGAGCCGGATCGTTCGCCCGGACGCCGAAGGGCTGAGCCGGGCGGTGGAGATCCTGCGGGCCGGCTCGGTCGTCGCGTTCCCCACCGAGACCGTCTACGGCCTGGGCGCCGACGCCTTCTCCGAGCGGGCCGTCGGCGAGATCTACCGGCTGAAGAACCGGCCGAACTGGAACCCGCTGATCGTGCACGTCGCCGACGTGGCGGCGGCCCGGGAGCTGGCCGAGACCTGGCCCGCGCAGGCCGACGAGCTGGCCGCCGAGTTCTGGCCGGGCCCGCTCACCCTGGTCGTCCGCCGGGCCCGGCACCTGCCCGGCATCGGCGCCGCCAACGACACGGTCGCGGTCCGGGTGCCTGCGCACGACGTGGCCCTGCGCCTGCTCGAGGCGTCCGGTCTGCCGCTCGCCGCGCCCAGCGCGAACCGGTCGGAGGGCATCTCGCCGACCACCGCCGAGCACGTGGTGCGCAGCCTGCCGGACGTGCCGCTGGTGCTGGACGGCGGCGCCTGCTCGTGGGGCATCGAGTCGACGGTGCTGGACCTGACCACCGGCGTGCCGACCCTGCTGCGGCCGGGCGCGCTCGGCCTGCGCGTGCTGCGCGACGCGGCCGGCGCGATCGCCCTGCCGGACGCCGAGACCGCGGACGGCGCGGCCCGGCCGTCACCCGGGATGAGCCGGCGGCACTACGCGCCGCGGGCCCGGGTGCTGCTCTGCAAAGACATCCACGATGTGGACCGCGCCGAGCTGGCCGACCCGATCGGCGCGCTGGCGTACGAGGGCTCGGCCGGCTCTGAGGGAGCGTCGGGAACAGCCGTGGAAGCAGGCCGGACCGAGATCCTCTCGGCCGATCCGCGGGAGTACGCGGCCGACCTGTACGCGGCCCTGCACCGCCTGGACGACGCCGGGGTCGCGACGATCCTGGTCCAGGAGCCGCCGCAGACCGAGGACTGGCTAGCCGTCCGCGACCGGCTGGGCCGGGCGGCGGCGGAGTGA
- a CDS encoding arsenate reductase/protein-tyrosine-phosphatase family protein, producing the protein MTPFTVLHVCMGNICRSPMAERLLARAVRDRAGDSTEELLRSLSAGTGGWHEGEPMNPPAARLVRARRGSDDGFVARKLRGDFIDEADLILTATADQYDYVVALRPDAAGRTFVLGEFGRLLGAVDRAALPPADAKPEAVHARGAAIVKAVARLRGDDQPQGADDLDDPWGRGDQTFQRVGDEIEDTTVPFAALLLP; encoded by the coding sequence GTGACGCCGTTCACTGTTCTGCACGTGTGCATGGGCAACATCTGCCGGTCGCCGATGGCCGAGCGCCTGCTGGCCCGGGCGGTCCGCGACCGGGCCGGCGACAGCACCGAGGAGCTGCTCCGGAGCCTGAGCGCGGGCACCGGTGGCTGGCACGAGGGCGAGCCGATGAACCCGCCGGCCGCCCGGCTGGTCCGGGCCCGCCGCGGCAGCGACGACGGTTTCGTGGCCCGCAAGCTGCGCGGCGACTTCATCGACGAGGCCGACCTGATCCTCACCGCCACCGCCGATCAGTACGACTACGTGGTCGCCCTGCGGCCGGACGCGGCCGGCCGGACCTTCGTGCTCGGCGAGTTCGGCCGCCTGCTCGGCGCGGTGGACCGGGCCGCCCTGCCGCCGGCCGACGCCAAGCCGGAGGCGGTGCACGCCCGCGGCGCCGCGATCGTCAAGGCGGTCGCCCGGCTCCGCGGCGACGACCAGCCACAGGGCGCCGACGACCTGGACGACCCGTGGGGCCGCGGCGACCAGACCTTCCAGCGCGTCGGCGACGAGATCGAGGACACCACGGTGCCGTTCGCCGCCCTGCTGCTCCCGTGA
- a CDS encoding L-threonylcarbamoyladenylate synthase produces MLYDCATVADRDRGIAAAVEAAKSGELVVMPTDTVYGVGADAFTPHAITQLHHARGSDRRVPPPVLVGSRHTLDGLVYSLPRAARELADAFWPGALTIIVEHSPSLQWDLGDTGGSVAVRMPLHPVALEVLREVGPMAVTTANKLGQPAPGTAEEARDQLEYAVRVYLEAGPAADPAPSTIVDVTGDVPRVLRAGAVPLEKLRDVVPDIVDGQG; encoded by the coding sequence ATGCTCTACGACTGCGCCACCGTCGCCGACCGGGACCGGGGGATCGCCGCGGCCGTCGAGGCGGCCAAGAGCGGCGAGCTCGTGGTGATGCCCACCGACACGGTGTACGGCGTCGGCGCGGACGCCTTCACCCCCCACGCGATCACCCAGCTGCACCACGCCCGCGGCTCGGACCGGCGGGTGCCGCCGCCGGTGCTGGTCGGCTCCCGGCACACGCTGGACGGGCTGGTCTACTCGCTGCCGCGGGCCGCCCGGGAGCTGGCCGACGCCTTCTGGCCCGGCGCGCTGACCATCATCGTCGAGCATTCGCCCAGCCTGCAGTGGGATCTCGGGGACACCGGCGGCAGCGTCGCGGTCCGGATGCCGCTGCACCCGGTCGCGCTCGAGGTGCTCCGCGAGGTCGGCCCGATGGCCGTCACCACCGCCAACAAACTCGGCCAGCCCGCGCCGGGCACCGCCGAGGAGGCGCGCGACCAGTTGGAGTACGCGGTCCGTGTCTACCTCGAGGCCGGCCCGGCCGCCGACCCGGCGCCGAGCACGATCGTCGACGTGACCGGCGATGTGCCCCGGGTCCTGCGGGCCGGCGCGGTGCCGCTGGAGAAACTGCGTGACGTGGTTCCGGACATCGTCGACGGGCAGGGCTGA
- the prmC gene encoding peptide chain release factor N(5)-glutamine methyltransferase — translation MPRHEHPRETADRTRLAPELAAATAALATAGVASPRVDAELLAAYALGVPRGRLLLIDTMRAGEAARFRALVADRARRIPLQHLLGTAAFRHLELAVGDGVFVPRPETELLAGWGIECTGPGAVVVDLCSGSGAIALSVADETKAARVIAVERSPEALPWLRRNAAGFGSVEVVDGDVTDPDLLSDLHGQVDVVLCNPPYVPDGTPVPAEVSDHDPPSAVFGGADGLSVIRPVIALAAKLLRPGGWFGVEHDDVHGAAVPRLITADGRFTEVRAHDDLTGRPRYASARLR, via the coding sequence ATGCCGCGACACGAACACCCCCGCGAAACCGCGGATCGGACCCGGCTCGCGCCGGAACTGGCCGCCGCCACGGCGGCGCTCGCGACGGCCGGGGTGGCATCACCGCGTGTCGATGCGGAGCTGCTGGCCGCGTACGCCCTGGGTGTGCCCCGCGGCCGGCTGCTGCTCATCGACACGATGCGAGCCGGCGAGGCGGCACGTTTCCGGGCCCTGGTCGCCGATCGGGCCCGCCGGATCCCGTTGCAGCATCTGCTCGGCACCGCGGCCTTCCGGCATCTGGAGCTCGCGGTCGGTGACGGCGTCTTCGTCCCACGGCCCGAGACGGAGCTGCTGGCCGGGTGGGGGATCGAGTGCACCGGGCCCGGTGCGGTCGTGGTGGACCTGTGCAGCGGCAGCGGCGCCATCGCGCTGTCGGTGGCCGACGAGACGAAGGCCGCCCGGGTGATCGCGGTGGAACGGTCCCCGGAGGCGCTGCCCTGGCTGCGGCGCAATGCCGCCGGGTTCGGGTCGGTCGAGGTGGTCGACGGGGATGTGACCGATCCTGATCTGTTGTCCGATCTGCACGGTCAGGTCGACGTGGTGCTCTGCAACCCGCCATATGTCCCGGACGGCACTCCCGTTCCGGCGGAGGTGTCCGATCACGATCCGCCCAGCGCCGTCTTCGGAGGCGCTGACGGGCTGTCCGTGATCCGGCCCGTCATCGCGCTCGCTGCGAAGCTGCTGCGTCCCGGCGGCTGGTTCGGCGTCGAGCACGACGACGTGCACGGGGCGGCCGTGCCCCGGCTGATCACCGCCGACGGCCGGTTCACCGAGGTGAGGGCGCACGACGATCTCACCGGCCGCCCCAGATATGCGAGCGCTCGGCTCCGCTGA